The DNA segment ACCCGTTTCTCCCTGTATGAGCACAGTTGAGCGCGACGGTGCAATCTGGCGAACGGCCTCATAAACCTTCACCATCTGGCGAGACTTGCCTACCAGACTCCCCAAGCCATATTGCTCGTCCAGGCGGCGGCGCAACTCGTGTTGTTCAAGAACCAGCCGCTGCCGGCCTAGACCCTGTTGAATAACCGCTTCAAGTCTACCGAGATTAAGGGGTTTCGTCTGGAAGTCGTAGGCCCCTTGGCGCATGGCCTCCGTAGCGTGTTCCACATCAGGTTCTTCAGTAATAAGGACAACGGTAATCTCAGGATTGCGATCCTTGGCGACGGCCATGAGACGCATGCCATTTATGCGTGGGGCATTCAGGTCGGTAATTAGGACGTCGAAGGTACGGTCATCGAGCCGGTTATAGGCCTTTTCACCGTCATCGACCCACTCCACCTCGTAGCCCCGCTCATCCAGGAAAGCCATAATGGAACGCGTGACGAAGGGATCGCGGTCTACGACGAGCACCGATGCCTGCGGGGACTCCATGGACATTCACAACTCCTTATAGGACAAGACAGCGTAGCAAAGGAAGGAAACATGTTCAAACGTCTTGCGGGAAAACGAATCGCGAGGTCGCTGAGATGTACTGCTGCAAATTGCGTGCTTGAAGCCCTCACGGGTCTGTGCTACAATCCGCAGTCAAACGGGGACTTACGCATGATGATGACACTGAGTCGATACATCGTTTGTTCGTTACTGCTGGTTGCCATGGTTCTTCCCGGTTGCGCGCACGCCAAGCGCGACACGGGCGGATTCGCCATGGAAGACACGATTACGGTCAACAAGAACTTGGATGACACGTGGCAGGCCACGAAAGCTGTGTTGCGCGAAATGGATCTTGAGATCTACACGCGTGACAAGCGCGGAGAATTCGTAGCGTTCACGGACATGAAGCGCTATTTGAAACT comes from the Candidatus Hydrogenedentota bacterium genome and includes:
- a CDS encoding DUF3568 domain-containing protein; this translates as MFKRLAGKRIARSLRCTAANCVLEALTGLCYNPQSNGDLRMMMTLSRYIVCSLLLVAMVLPGCAHAKRDTGGFAMEDTITVNKNLDDTWQATKAVLREMDLEIYTRDKRGEFVAFTDMKRYLKLFTPRRTQLSIKLESVSANSTKVTVETLQQVYGVTLLTYPDWHDRKTSDNKEAQAIIEALRAKVS